A portion of the bacterium genome contains these proteins:
- a CDS encoding sigma-54-dependent Fis family transcriptional regulator, whose product GERIGKDDLPDNMVPAAGTPAIGDRVPLSTIEELHIRRVMANTSSLQEAADVLGIDQATLWRRRKTYGV is encoded by the coding sequence GCGGTGAACGGATCGGAAAAGACGATCTTCCCGACAATATGGTTCCCGCTGCCGGTACCCCCGCCATTGGCGACAGGGTGCCTTTGTCCACCATTGAAGAGCTGCACATCAGAAGAGTCATGGCCAACACCTCTTCGCTCCAAGAAGCAGCGGATGTTCTGGGCATCGACCAGGCGACGCTCTGGCGCAGGAGGAAAACCTACGGAGTCTGA